A window from Alkalicoccobacillus plakortidis encodes these proteins:
- a CDS encoding phage/plasmid primase, P4 family, whose protein sequence is MNYDFDRIPDELKEVPQWIVWKSETRNNKPTKVPYRIDGKLAQSNNANTWSAFDDAVNAFYQHEYDGIGFMFSEDDPYVGVDIDKCMRDGELSDIAREIVEMMGSYTEVSPSETGLHIIVEGKLPAEITGTGRKNPDLGLEVYQHGRYFTFTGKRLNSNDIEPNTDNLASLIKEHFPKKEMKKPVQAQREKKSINNLSSRELWERMFNSKSGPGIKSLFNGELLNGDHSSSDLALCNHLAFWTGKDESLMDSMFRESSLVREKWDKQHSSDGRTYGQMTIDMAVSTTPSTIEDFYDKPHYEIYFSGKEQMKEEHDEFAQHTPYFRLSELGNAERIVHYHSHKLKYCNELGWLIWDGKVWREDNKMEIESIAAQTLRKLFKESSDADKDRKKEIYDWAERCERRSVRLNSIADARPMVAVAKGELDNHNYLFNCDNGIVDLKTGTLLPHEKDYLFTKISKVAYDKNADCPNWMKFLESIFQDEMGNVQHDIIDFMQKSIGYTLTGDISEQVMFFLFGTGRNGKSTFINTVQEILGDYGRQTNSDTFIKKQNDNSINNDIARLDGARFVSAVESEEGQQLAESLVKQITGGEKMSARFLRQEFFEFTPEFKVFFTTNHKPIIKGSDEGIWRRLRLIPFTVTIPKDKVDKFLPQKLAKEMPGILKWAVEGCMKWQNEGLKEPDAIKQATQGYREDMDILGPFIDEKCVINPLAKVEAKVLYSSYKDWCFDNGEFELKNRAFYRALESREFLKGRGTDNKNFFFGIGLWKENPELRASKSNSKVIPEQKVIAREKF, encoded by the coding sequence ATGAACTATGACTTCGATCGCATACCGGACGAATTAAAGGAAGTCCCGCAATGGATCGTATGGAAATCTGAAACGAGGAACAACAAGCCTACTAAAGTGCCTTATCGAATAGATGGCAAACTAGCACAATCAAATAACGCTAACACCTGGTCTGCCTTTGATGATGCGGTGAATGCTTTTTATCAACATGAGTATGATGGCATTGGCTTCATGTTTTCAGAGGATGATCCGTATGTGGGCGTTGATATAGATAAATGCATGAGGGATGGAGAGTTATCGGATATTGCTCGTGAGATTGTCGAAATGATGGGTAGTTATACAGAGGTTTCTCCAAGTGAAACAGGACTGCATATCATTGTGGAAGGTAAATTACCAGCTGAGATCACTGGAACCGGTCGTAAGAATCCTGATTTAGGATTAGAGGTTTATCAACATGGCCGTTACTTTACTTTCACAGGTAAGAGACTTAACAGCAATGATATTGAACCTAATACCGATAATTTAGCTAGTTTAATAAAAGAGCATTTTCCTAAAAAAGAAATGAAAAAGCCAGTTCAGGCACAAAGGGAAAAGAAGTCAATTAATAATCTTTCAAGTCGTGAGTTATGGGAACGAATGTTTAATTCTAAAAGCGGTCCAGGCATTAAATCACTCTTCAACGGGGAGCTGCTTAATGGTGATCACTCATCGTCTGATTTAGCATTGTGTAACCATCTAGCATTCTGGACAGGTAAAGATGAATCCCTAATGGATAGTATGTTCCGTGAGTCATCATTAGTACGCGAGAAATGGGACAAGCAACATTCATCCGATGGCCGCACCTATGGTCAAATGACAATTGATATGGCTGTTTCAACAACGCCATCCACAATTGAGGATTTCTACGACAAACCGCATTATGAAATTTATTTCTCTGGTAAAGAACAAATGAAAGAAGAGCATGACGAATTCGCTCAACATACACCGTACTTCCGATTATCTGAGCTTGGTAACGCCGAACGAATTGTTCACTATCATAGCCACAAATTGAAGTATTGCAATGAGCTAGGGTGGCTTATATGGGATGGCAAGGTATGGCGTGAGGATAACAAGATGGAGATTGAGTCCATAGCTGCACAAACGCTGCGGAAGTTATTTAAGGAGTCTTCTGATGCTGATAAAGATCGTAAAAAGGAAATCTATGATTGGGCCGAACGATGTGAAAGAAGATCGGTCAGGCTTAATAGTATAGCTGATGCACGGCCGATGGTTGCCGTAGCAAAAGGAGAGCTAGATAATCACAATTATCTTTTCAACTGTGATAACGGCATTGTCGATCTAAAGACCGGAACTCTGTTGCCACATGAAAAAGATTATTTGTTTACCAAAATATCTAAGGTTGCTTATGACAAAAATGCTGATTGTCCCAACTGGATGAAGTTTTTGGAGAGCATTTTTCAAGATGAAATGGGAAATGTTCAGCACGATATTATTGATTTTATGCAGAAGTCTATTGGTTACACGTTGACTGGTGACATATCAGAGCAAGTTATGTTCTTTCTTTTTGGGACTGGTCGTAATGGGAAATCAACATTTATTAATACGGTTCAGGAGATCTTAGGTGACTATGGACGTCAAACGAATAGTGACACATTCATTAAGAAGCAGAATGATAACAGCATTAATAATGACATTGCCAGACTTGATGGTGCTCGTTTTGTATCGGCTGTGGAGTCTGAGGAAGGTCAACAGCTTGCTGAATCGTTGGTTAAGCAGATCACTGGTGGAGAGAAAATGTCTGCTCGTTTCTTACGACAAGAGTTTTTTGAGTTTACGCCAGAGTTTAAAGTGTTCTTCACTACTAACCACAAACCGATCATAAAGGGTTCTGACGAAGGTATATGGAGACGTTTGCGTCTGATTCCGTTCACTGTAACAATTCCTAAGGATAAAGTTGATAAGTTCTTACCACAGAAGTTAGCTAAGGAAATGCCAGGCATATTGAAATGGGCTGTGGAAGGCTGCATGAAGTGGCAGAATGAAGGCCTTAAGGAGCCTGATGCAATTAAGCAGGCAACACAAGGTTATCGTGAGGATATGGACATATTGGGTCCATTTATTGACGAGAAGTGTGTTATTAATCCACTAGCAAAGGTAGAGGCTAAAGTTCTTTATTCTTCATATAAAGACTGGTGTTTTGATAATGGAGAATTTGAATTAAAGAATAGAGCCTTTTATAGAGCATTGGAAAGTAGGGAATTTTTGAAAGGAAGAGGAACAGATAACAAAAATTTCTTCTTTGGAATTGGATTATGGAAGGAAAACCCAGAACTAAGGGCTTCGAAAAGTAATTCAAAAGTAATTCCTGAACAAAAAGTAATTGCTCGTGAAAAATTCTAG
- a CDS encoding DUF669 domain-containing protein produces the protein MGFKIDHSQGDGFEQIKPGEYEVKPINYTLDKAKTGSNMVIVDYEIRSDVDQPCQGQKIMYDNFVVSDNSMWRFHQASKAAGFPDGKEFESFRDWCEEFMNKPIRILTVLEKQTNGREYAKVKSFLPSNAGNTSVEDVKTPSDDKVPF, from the coding sequence ATGGGATTTAAGATTGATCATAGTCAAGGTGATGGTTTTGAACAGATTAAGCCAGGAGAATATGAAGTAAAGCCAATTAATTACACGTTGGATAAAGCAAAAACAGGTTCCAACATGGTAATCGTAGATTATGAGATTCGTTCAGATGTGGATCAGCCATGCCAAGGTCAGAAAATCATGTATGACAATTTTGTAGTTAGCGATAATTCTATGTGGAGATTTCACCAAGCTAGTAAAGCAGCTGGTTTCCCTGACGGAAAAGAGTTTGAAAGCTTTAGAGACTGGTGCGAAGAGTTTATGAATAAGCCAATAAGAATTTTAACGGTTCTAGAAAAACAAACTAATGGTCGTGAATATGCAAAAGTTAAGTCTTTCTTGCCTTCTAATGCTGGCAATACGAGCGTTGAAGATGTAAAGACACCAAGTGACGACAAAGTACCATTCTAA
- a CDS encoding replication terminator protein: protein MSGIDLNNFADGGLAEKFNDELQKVLENMADPNTDPTKVRSITLSVSLKGDKKREVADVSVRATSKLQPYEDLETKLIMDRDSKGKMVGKELLSGTPGQTYFDDEGLYEDTGEKIVDFRKQKANGGNK from the coding sequence ATGTCAGGTATTGATTTGAATAATTTTGCTGATGGTGGTCTTGCTGAGAAGTTTAACGATGAGTTACAAAAGGTGCTAGAGAATATGGCTGATCCTAATACTGATCCCACAAAGGTACGATCTATCACTCTATCGGTTTCTTTAAAAGGTGATAAGAAGCGTGAGGTTGCAGATGTATCAGTTCGAGCAACGAGTAAACTTCAGCCATATGAGGATCTTGAAACCAAGCTTATTATGGATCGCGATAGTAAAGGAAAAATGGTTGGTAAAGAGTTGCTAAGCGGAACGCCTGGACAAACCTATTTTGATGATGAGGGCCTTTATGAGGACACAGGTGAAAAGATCGTAGATTTCAGAAAACAAAAAGCTAATGGGGGTAATAAATAA
- a CDS encoding MBL fold metallo-hydrolase: protein MIEVKALRSSSKGNCYHITDGTTSLLIECGIKLNEIQKGIGFKLSEVQGCLISHEHKDHSLAVNELLKRGINCYTSSGTIEELDVDHHRLLPVKSKLPFKIGTWSIVPFDVQHDVSEPFGFLLVNKAGDKLLFATDTYYIKYRFFGLTHIMIEANYSKEILDRKIEQGHVPALMKDRLMRSHFSLENVKDFFKVNDMSKVQEIWLLHLSDSNSDASAFKREIAQITGKVIHVP from the coding sequence TTGATTGAGGTCAAGGCTCTTAGATCAAGTAGTAAGGGGAATTGCTATCACATTACTGATGGCACTACCTCATTACTCATTGAATGTGGCATTAAGTTAAACGAGATCCAAAAAGGAATTGGTTTTAAGTTGTCAGAGGTACAAGGATGTCTTATCAGCCATGAACATAAAGATCATTCTCTTGCTGTAAATGAGCTGCTTAAAAGGGGGATTAATTGTTATACGTCATCGGGCACCATTGAAGAGCTTGACGTTGATCATCACCGCTTACTACCTGTGAAATCTAAGCTGCCATTCAAAATTGGCACTTGGTCAATTGTACCGTTTGATGTTCAGCATGACGTCAGTGAACCTTTTGGATTCCTGTTGGTTAATAAAGCAGGGGACAAGCTCTTGTTTGCCACAGACACCTATTACATTAAATATCGCTTCTTCGGACTCACTCACATCATGATAGAAGCTAACTATTCAAAGGAGATCCTTGACCGCAAGATTGAACAGGGTCATGTTCCAGCTTTAATGAAGGACAGGCTCATGAGGTCACACTTCAGCTTAGAGAACGTAAAGGATTTCTTCAAAGTGAATGATATGAGCAAAGTACAAGAAATTTGGCTCTTGCATCTATCAGATAGTAATAGTGATGCATCTGCATTCAAGCGAGAAATAGCACAGATTACTGGGAAGGTTATACACGTCCCTTAA
- a CDS encoding recombinase RecT, translating to MAIQKAGIVDTVSDQIRTFRDKGQLSFPTNYEPENALKSAWLTLQDTNNKNGVCVLESCDKNSIASALLDMVVQGLTPAKKQGYFIAYGRNLVFQRSYFGTMAVTQRVTGAKSIVAQVVYADDDFDYEILPHGKKVNSHKQKLGNINKDKIIGAYCTITFPDETSFTEVMSFEEIQQSWKMSRSKESNTHKDFTQEMAKKTVTNRTCKKFINSSDDSSLVVEHFNKSDAAISEAQVGEEISENANLEFIDAEYEDVPDDPEPEVEIVDEPVNEQPKEDEFAKKDDGPDF from the coding sequence TTGGCTATTCAAAAAGCAGGAATTGTTGATACGGTTTCCGATCAAATTAGAACGTTTAGGGATAAAGGGCAGCTATCTTTCCCTACAAACTATGAGCCAGAGAACGCTTTAAAATCTGCCTGGCTTACTTTGCAAGATACAAATAATAAGAATGGTGTTTGCGTATTGGAATCATGCGATAAAAACAGCATTGCAAGTGCATTGCTAGACATGGTTGTTCAAGGTTTAACGCCTGCAAAAAAACAGGGGTACTTTATCGCTTATGGTCGCAACCTCGTCTTTCAACGTAGTTACTTTGGAACGATGGCTGTTACTCAACGTGTAACAGGTGCAAAGAGTATTGTTGCTCAAGTGGTCTATGCAGATGATGATTTTGATTACGAGATCCTTCCACATGGAAAGAAAGTCAATTCTCATAAACAAAAGCTAGGTAACATCAATAAAGATAAAATAATAGGCGCTTATTGTACTATCACTTTCCCTGATGAAACAAGCTTTACAGAGGTTATGTCCTTTGAGGAAATCCAACAATCTTGGAAAATGTCGAGATCGAAGGAAAGCAATACACACAAAGACTTTACTCAGGAAATGGCCAAGAAAACTGTTACTAATCGTACTTGTAAAAAATTCATTAATTCATCTGATGATAGCAGTCTTGTGGTTGAGCATTTCAATAAATCAGATGCCGCGATCAGTGAGGCCCAAGTAGGAGAAGAAATCTCAGAAAATGCGAATCTAGAATTTATTGATGCAGAGTATGAGGATGTTCCAGATGATCCGGAGCCTGAAGTAGAGATTGTGGATGAGCCGGTAAATGAGCAGCCAAAAGAAGATGAATTTGCTAAGAAAGATGATGGTCCAGACTTTTGA
- a CDS encoding AAA family ATPase translates to MNKQMKLVSLTLTNFKGVKSFSLKADGQDTKAYGDNATGKTTVFDAFLWILFGKDSQNRTDFQIKTVTQDGKEVHGLSHEVEAVFLVDDTKLSLKKVYAEKWTKKRGAAHKEFTGHTTDYFIDEVPSKKKEYELKVSSIVDEDVFKLLTSPAYFNDHLKWQKRREILLEVSGDVSDEEVIASNKDLATLPQFLNNRSIEDHRKVIASKRSEINKELDKIPVRIDEVKRALPDVSGLNEADIKVDIASTKSKIEDKEAEISRIKNGTEVSVKEKEIREIEMQLMDLKNDHQQKNFAKVNEKRSEYYKAEESLDEAKRLLKQKQTEYDSEKSKIDRLNESIKELREEWSHVNSKTFDFTGDTDCPSCGQVLPLDKLQSAKEKAQANFNRHKSDRLEAINVEGKEKAAQVEQIKEKQNGYESYLATLTNEIDQKKEAVQALDKEIQDLKAGTSSLEDDPAYKDKLKESQVIKESIENLRSSTKESLEKAKHEIAKLRYKLSEVLEADLSKFNTVNQSKERIDQLLDQEKKLAGEYEKLEHELYLTEEFIRSKVELLEEKINSKFEFARFKLFDQQINDGLRETCETLFKGVPYSGGLNNAARINVGLDIINTLSKHYGLSAPIFVDNAEAVTKLIDVDSQVISLVVSEGDKELRVVS, encoded by the coding sequence TTGAATAAACAAATGAAGCTTGTTTCTCTAACGCTCACTAATTTTAAAGGTGTTAAAAGCTTTTCTCTAAAAGCAGATGGGCAAGACACTAAGGCATACGGAGATAACGCGACAGGTAAGACAACGGTGTTTGATGCTTTCCTTTGGATTCTGTTCGGTAAAGACAGTCAAAATCGTACAGATTTTCAAATTAAGACCGTTACGCAAGATGGTAAGGAAGTACACGGATTAAGTCATGAGGTCGAAGCGGTCTTTCTTGTGGACGATACCAAGCTTTCTCTAAAGAAAGTCTATGCTGAAAAATGGACTAAAAAGCGTGGAGCCGCACACAAGGAATTCACTGGACATACTACAGACTACTTTATTGATGAAGTGCCGTCTAAGAAAAAAGAGTATGAGTTAAAGGTTTCTAGCATTGTTGATGAAGACGTCTTTAAGCTCCTGACGTCACCGGCATATTTTAATGACCACCTAAAATGGCAGAAACGCCGTGAGATTTTGCTTGAGGTAAGTGGTGACGTCTCTGATGAAGAAGTCATTGCGAGTAATAAAGATTTAGCTACTCTTCCGCAGTTTCTGAACAATCGGAGCATTGAGGATCATCGGAAAGTTATTGCGTCCAAACGCTCTGAGATCAACAAGGAATTGGACAAGATACCAGTGAGAATTGATGAGGTTAAGCGTGCATTACCTGACGTCTCTGGATTGAACGAAGCTGATATCAAAGTTGATATTGCTTCAACTAAATCTAAGATTGAGGACAAAGAGGCTGAGATCTCACGCATTAAGAACGGTACCGAGGTATCAGTCAAAGAAAAAGAGATTCGTGAAATTGAAATGCAGCTTATGGATTTAAAGAACGATCACCAACAAAAGAATTTCGCCAAGGTTAATGAGAAGCGTTCTGAATACTATAAGGCTGAGGAAAGTCTGGATGAAGCGAAACGTTTATTGAAACAAAAGCAGACTGAATATGATTCTGAGAAAAGCAAGATTGATCGGCTAAATGAATCGATTAAAGAATTAAGAGAAGAATGGTCTCATGTGAATAGTAAGACCTTCGATTTCACAGGTGATACGGATTGTCCTAGTTGTGGTCAAGTTCTGCCATTGGACAAATTACAATCTGCTAAAGAGAAGGCTCAAGCTAATTTTAATAGACATAAATCTGATCGTCTCGAAGCAATCAATGTTGAAGGCAAAGAAAAGGCTGCACAGGTTGAACAAATAAAAGAAAAACAAAATGGGTATGAGTCATACCTTGCTACTTTAACTAATGAGATTGATCAGAAAAAAGAAGCTGTTCAAGCTTTGGACAAGGAAATCCAAGATTTAAAAGCAGGCACTTCTAGCCTAGAAGATGATCCTGCATACAAGGACAAGCTGAAAGAATCACAGGTAATCAAAGAATCAATAGAAAACTTACGTTCTTCCACAAAAGAGAGTTTAGAAAAAGCTAAACACGAAATTGCTAAATTGCGTTATAAGCTTTCCGAAGTGCTCGAAGCCGATCTTTCAAAATTTAATACAGTTAATCAATCAAAAGAGCGTATTGATCAGCTGTTGGACCAAGAGAAAAAGCTTGCGGGCGAATATGAAAAGCTCGAGCACGAATTGTATTTGACAGAGGAATTCATTCGCTCAAAAGTGGAGCTCCTTGAAGAGAAAATCAATTCTAAGTTTGAGTTTGCCAGATTTAAGTTGTTCGATCAGCAGATTAATGATGGCTTACGTGAGACATGCGAAACCTTATTCAAAGGTGTGCCTTACTCAGGTGGCTTAAATAATGCAGCTCGAATCAATGTAGGGCTAGACATTATTAATACCTTGTCGAAGCACTATGGATTATCTGCTCCCATATTCGTGGACAATGCGGAGGCTGTGACAAAGCTGATTGATGTTGATAGCCAAGTTATAAGTCTTGTCGTTTCTGAAGGTGATAAGGAATTAAGGGTTGTTAGTTAA
- a CDS encoding DUF771 domain-containing protein, whose product MQDLKDKTGRSEDWLKEKILLKPAYMKKLDIDRGGFVYYPESRGDKWCFLAKRMEEFLTNHFVEIFKLKGERP is encoded by the coding sequence ATGCAAGATCTAAAAGATAAAACAGGTAGAAGTGAGGATTGGCTTAAGGAAAAAATTCTTCTTAAGCCGGCTTACATGAAAAAGTTAGATATTGATCGTGGTGGATTTGTGTATTATCCGGAATCAAGAGGGGACAAATGGTGTTTCTTAGCAAAAAGAATGGAAGAATTTTTAACTAACCACTTTGTTGAAATTTTTAAGCTGAAGGGTGAAAGACCATGA
- a CDS encoding helix-turn-helix domain-containing protein: MGMTLTPKALRVNSGKTQEDVANHLELSLTAYKRKENNQTRWYADELAKLAVFYKVDIGIFFKPKVSYKDTKEVSEVGGR; encoded by the coding sequence ATGGGCATGACATTAACTCCAAAAGCGTTAAGAGTTAACAGTGGAAAAACACAGGAAGATGTCGCTAATCATCTTGAACTATCGCTTACAGCGTATAAGAGAAAAGAAAATAATCAAACGCGTTGGTATGCAGATGAGTTAGCTAAATTAGCTGTTTTTTATAAGGTGGACATCGGTATTTTTTTTAAACCTAAAGTGTCTTATAAAGACACAAAGGAGGTGAGCGAAGTTGGCGGCAGATAA
- a CDS encoding LexA family protein has translation MDNFYQIVGANIEKHRKAKKVSAEELGKRIGVTKKTIRRYELGEIRILNDRVLDIAKGLEIDPTELYAGTMNEVKSDMVHEVVNNDYSNITNVPIVGAIAAGAPIFAEQNIEGYLPMMTSFLKQNKTYFYLTVTGDSMDRELPEGSYVLVEKDADIENGQIAVVRVNGYDATVKKVSVSGDIVTLIPLSNNPTHQPHTFNIAEDDIAFIGKVIQSVKTY, from the coding sequence ATGGATAATTTTTATCAAATAGTTGGAGCAAATATCGAAAAACACAGAAAGGCGAAAAAAGTAAGTGCAGAAGAATTAGGAAAACGAATAGGGGTAACAAAGAAAACAATTCGCAGATACGAACTTGGAGAAATTAGAATTCTTAATGATCGTGTATTAGATATTGCAAAAGGTTTAGAAATAGATCCCACAGAATTGTATGCAGGTACTATGAATGAAGTTAAATCGGATATGGTTCATGAGGTAGTAAATAATGATTACTCTAACATCACGAATGTTCCTATTGTTGGAGCAATAGCAGCTGGCGCGCCTATTTTTGCCGAGCAGAACATAGAGGGGTATTTGCCTATGATGACTAGCTTTTTAAAGCAAAATAAAACTTATTTTTATCTAACCGTAACAGGAGACAGTATGGATAGAGAATTACCTGAAGGCTCTTATGTGCTTGTGGAAAAAGATGCTGATATTGAAAATGGTCAAATAGCTGTAGTACGTGTAAATGGATATGACGCAACTGTCAAAAAGGTTTCTGTGTCCGGAGATATTGTGACTCTTATTCCACTTAGTAATAACCCAACTCATCAACCCCATACATTCAATATAGCCGAAGACGATATAGCTTTTATTGGAAAAGTTATTCAATCTGTAAAAACATATTAG
- a CDS encoding tyrosine-type recombinase/integrase — MASINELKSGWQYRISYKKRDGTFGTLSKNNFKRKKDCILAAAEIEKKLKDGHDLEQGDRLFHECFREWYEIFRKGKKSKANDGDIRRAVEFAEEKFPFIKFKDLNRKMYQNALNEYAETHSTSSVKKHHTYMRTFIMDAIEDGVITKNPTYKVIAKGKVESKEEDLKYLNYQDSQSLIVELTKDLKYRYISRYIILFALTSGCRFSEIMGITWDSVDFKNKKVRINKSWDYAEGDFGELKNKASKRTLRIDDKTMEILKSLKSEQQKVALASGLRNENNLVFVNNKFHLVTNNAVNKTLKGICKKILVTEITCHHLRHTHASILLFKKCNIKYISRRLGHGDIVTTLQTYSHIIDEMEQMESEVVNDTMSSLFKVM, encoded by the coding sequence ATGGCTAGCATAAATGAATTAAAATCTGGTTGGCAATATAGGATTTCATATAAAAAACGCGACGGTACTTTCGGAACACTCAGCAAAAATAACTTTAAAAGAAAAAAGGATTGTATATTAGCAGCTGCCGAAATTGAAAAAAAGTTAAAGGACGGCCATGACTTAGAACAGGGAGATCGTCTTTTTCACGAGTGTTTTAGAGAATGGTATGAGATATTTAGAAAGGGGAAAAAGAGTAAAGCGAATGATGGTGATATTCGCAGAGCTGTTGAATTTGCAGAAGAAAAATTTCCTTTTATTAAATTTAAAGATCTTAATAGAAAAATGTATCAAAATGCTCTAAATGAATACGCAGAGACACATTCCACATCATCAGTGAAAAAGCATCACACATACATGAGGACATTTATTATGGATGCTATAGAGGATGGCGTCATAACAAAGAACCCAACTTATAAAGTTATTGCTAAAGGTAAAGTGGAATCAAAAGAAGAAGATCTTAAATATCTTAATTACCAGGATTCTCAATCATTAATTGTGGAACTCACGAAGGATCTAAAATATAGATATATCTCACGATACATTATTTTATTTGCCTTAACTTCCGGATGTAGATTTAGCGAAATAATGGGCATCACGTGGGATAGCGTTGACTTTAAAAACAAAAAAGTAAGAATAAATAAATCGTGGGATTATGCCGAAGGTGATTTTGGAGAGTTAAAAAATAAAGCATCTAAAAGAACATTGAGAATTGATGATAAAACAATGGAAATTTTAAAATCATTAAAATCTGAACAACAAAAAGTCGCCCTAGCATCAGGGTTAAGAAATGAAAATAATTTGGTTTTTGTAAATAATAAATTTCATCTAGTAACAAACAACGCAGTAAATAAAACATTAAAAGGCATTTGTAAAAAAATATTAGTTACTGAAATCACTTGCCACCACCTAAGACATACACACGCTTCAATTCTTCTCTTTAAAAAATGCAATATCAAATACATTTCTAGACGTCTCGGACATGGTGATATTGTTACTACATTACAGACATACTCTCATATCATAGATGAAATGGAACAAATGGAATCGGAAGTAGTTAATGACACAATGAGCAGTCTATTTAAAGTTATGTAA
- the smpB gene encoding SsrA-binding protein SmpB, with product MAKPKTDDNLIAQNKKARHDYFVEETFEAGMVLQGTEIKSMRAGRMNLKDSFARIRNGEVYLHNAHIAEYEQGNRFNHEPTRARKLLLKKKEISQLIGQTQQQGYSLVPLKVYIKNGFAKVLLGVAKGKKNYDKRETLRRQDAKREVDRAMKERFNG from the coding sequence ATGGCAAAACCAAAAACAGATGATAATCTCATTGCGCAGAACAAAAAAGCACGCCATGATTATTTTGTGGAAGAAACCTTCGAAGCAGGAATGGTGCTTCAAGGAACTGAGATAAAATCGATGCGAGCAGGGCGAATGAATCTTAAGGATTCCTTTGCTCGCATCCGTAATGGCGAGGTGTACTTGCACAATGCTCATATTGCTGAGTATGAACAAGGAAACCGTTTTAACCATGAACCAACACGTGCTAGAAAGCTATTGCTGAAGAAAAAAGAGATCAGCCAGCTCATTGGTCAGACTCAACAGCAAGGCTATTCATTGGTACCTCTTAAAGTCTATATTAAAAATGGCTTTGCGAAGGTATTACTAGGTGTGGCAAAAGGGAAAAAGAATTACGACAAACGTGAAACCCTTCGTCGCCAGGATGCGAAACGTGAAGTGGATCGTGCAATGAAGGAACGTTTTAACGGATAG